The proteins below come from a single Candidatus Poribacteria bacterium genomic window:
- a CDS encoding xanthine dehydrogenase family protein molybdopterin-binding subunit — protein sequence LAEAVGMDPVDFRLKNGVKQGDRRADGPMFGIIGYLETLEAVKNTDHYKTKLGPNQGRGVASGFWFNGGGESSAAIAVNTDGTVSLIEGSTDIGGSRASMAIIVAETLGIAAEDVIPSVGNTESVGYTSVTGGSSATYKTSVACHRTALQIREEIARRAARSWEVEPDQVEYHDDGTLTCKSDAEKKATFKQVAEQMFRTGGPISAETSVNAGGALPGLGTHVVDVEVDPETGKVQVLRYTAAQDVGRAIHPAYVEGQLQGGATQGIGWALNEEYVYDEKGHLLNASFLDYRIPTALDVPMIDTILVEVPNPNHPFGLRGVGETPIVPPVGAIANAIYDAVGIRLREAPMSPPRVLAELLKAGK from the coding sequence AGCTCGCCGAAGCGGTCGGGATGGACCCGGTCGACTTCCGCCTCAAGAACGGCGTCAAGCAAGGCGACCGACGCGCCGACGGGCCCATGTTCGGCATCATCGGCTACCTCGAAACGCTCGAGGCTGTCAAGAACACGGACCACTACAAGACGAAGCTCGGACCGAACCAGGGGCGCGGCGTCGCGTCGGGGTTCTGGTTCAACGGCGGCGGCGAGTCGTCGGCGGCGATCGCCGTCAACACCGACGGAACCGTCTCGCTCATCGAGGGATCGACGGACATCGGCGGTTCCCGCGCTTCGATGGCGATCATCGTCGCCGAGACGCTCGGCATCGCCGCCGAGGACGTCATCCCGAGCGTCGGAAACACCGAATCCGTGGGGTACACGAGCGTCACGGGCGGCAGCAGCGCGACCTACAAGACGAGCGTCGCTTGCCATCGCACCGCGCTCCAGATCCGCGAAGAGATCGCCCGGCGCGCCGCTCGCTCATGGGAAGTGGAACCCGATCAGGTGGAGTACCACGACGACGGAACGCTCACCTGCAAATCGGACGCCGAGAAGAAGGCGACGTTCAAGCAGGTCGCCGAGCAGATGTTCCGCACGGGTGGACCCATCTCCGCCGAGACCAGCGTCAACGCCGGCGGCGCACTGCCGGGACTGGGAACCCACGTCGTCGATGTCGAGGTGGACCCGGAGACCGGCAAGGTGCAGGTTCTCCGCTATACGGCGGCGCAGGACGTCGGCAGGGCGATCCACCCGGCGTACGTCGAAGGGCAGCTCCAGGGCGGGGCGACGCAGGGCATCGGCTGGGCGCTCAACGAGGAGTATGTCTACGACGAGAAGGGTCACCTCCTCAACGCGAGCTTCCTCGATTACCGCATCCCGACGGCGCTCGACGTGCCGATGATCGACACGATCCTCGTCGAAGTGCCGAACCCGAACCATCCGTTCGGGCTGCGCGGCGTCGGCGAGACGCCCATCGTGCCGCCGGTCGGGGCGATCGCCAACGCGATCTACGACGCCGTGGGGATTCGACTGCGCGAGGCTCCGATGAGTCCGCCGCGCGTGCTCGCGGAGCTCCTCAAGGCTGGCAAGTAG
- a CDS encoding nucleotidyltransferase domain-containing protein has product MHGSPALPRRVGDGATRWRARPRSRAVSRQRGHGRSDRLSVPATERVDSLAPARARGEADADSDVDLLIVLPGGTDRRAAAIAIRRALEDMPAAKDIVVSTPEEIARRGDIVGSILKPALREGRVLYERS; this is encoded by the coding sequence GTGCACGGTTCGCCTGCGCTGCCTCGACGAGTCGGCGACGGTGCTACTCGATGGCGAGCCCGTCCACGAAGCCGTGCTGTCTCCCGGCAGCGAGGTCACGGTCGGTCAGACCGCCTTTCGGTTCCTGCCACTGAACGCGTAGACAGCCTGGCTCCTGCCCGCGCTCGCGGCGAGGCAGACGCCGACAGCGACGTGGACCTGCTCATCGTGCTGCCTGGCGGAACCGACCGCCGGGCTGCTGCCATCGCCATCCGACGGGCTTTGGAGGACATGCCCGCCGCCAAGGACATCGTCGTATCGACGCCCGAGGAGATCGCGCGCCGGGGCGACATCGTCGGATCGATCCTGAAGCCCGCTCTGCGCGAAGGACGTGTTCTCTATGAGCGAAGCTGA
- a CDS encoding MoaD/ThiS family protein, whose amino-acid sequence MPTVFIPPMMRNYTDGVEHVQLEGKTLRQIVNALEERFPGTRRWLCEGDQLRPGVAAAIDGEVARMGLLQPVPPDSEVHFLPALSGG is encoded by the coding sequence ATGCCCACCGTCTTCATCCCGCCGATGATGCGGAACTACACGGACGGCGTCGAGCACGTCCAGCTCGAAGGGAAGACCCTCCGCCAGATCGTCAACGCGCTGGAGGAACGGTTCCCCGGAACGCGCCGATGGCTCTGCGAGGGGGATCAACTGCGTCCGGGCGTCGCGGCAGCCATCGACGGCGAGGTGGCGCGGATGGGACTCTTGCAGCCCGTCCCTCCCGACAGCGAGGTGCATTTCCTTCCGGCGCTCAGCGGCGGGTAG